The sequence below is a genomic window from Harmonia axyridis chromosome 1, icHarAxyr1.1, whole genome shotgun sequence.
cctaaattggaggtacaaaggaaaatgacagattccttgaatcattttaagaaataaagtcctataacatgcgTTCGCAaaagatttgttttcgagatacaaatgttaaaattcaagttttttttcatagcaccttctcttcacaagatatttaatttaaatttggtatagtttccatcatgtgatatgctaattttgaatgccaatatacagggtaatatttttttttggaagagtCTCCCCTTCTTTCCACtagatttttttgatgaaccactggtagtttagaaaattataaaaataaactttgcTCCAGTACCACACTTATTGGTGTTATTTAAATAATTATAAGatccagtaagctgtgatgaataaaattaattaaaaaatttggTAATTATTTAACCAATCTATAGAGAAGAATgaaaaagattcgataaactgttctaagtatcacaaaaaagtaggacccAAAAAGCGATTGCGGACCCATATATAggacattttattcttaaaattattcaaggaatctctcatttttcttcgtaccttcaatttatgaaaccCCGAAAAACTATCGAATcgataatcaaaaaatttttacatttcgagtaatttttggtgCAAAGATCGGTATTAAACCTTACTttttcacattacagatatgagtaaacgtagtcgtcaaaaaaatgttttggatTGCCCCCCTCAAGAACAAAAAAGGTCCTTGCAAAAATAGATAAATCCATGGCAGGatagttccgagtaccaacgagtaaaaataaaataaaaccatgAAATATGTGCAATTCTGATATaatctcgcacgattttgttgaacaagattttcaataaaaaataattctgcTCCATCACAATATGCTAGGACCTGTTGTACCAAACTACTTTGCAACTTTTCCTTAACTCTTAACTTCACAAGATTCAATTATGATTGTTTTTCGTGAAacatgaattattcgaaatctTCAAAGTGAAAAGTTGTAAGTAGTTTGGTAGAACAGGACCCTGCTCACATATtcagaaacataaaaattcaggcaaaatatgaaaaagaaatgtccaatatttccgtgacaacgCATGCgatcgagttgagattttgtgtgTATGTATAGAATAATGATTTCAAGATCTGTGcagaattttgtgttgataacGACcacagaaccataaaaaaaaatctggaaaaTCGGGTAAAAACCGGACAAGAAGTCAAGAgttcgtcattcatgcgccaattgagcctttggagaccacataactgtttataaattcatattTATAAAAGACGAGAGCTCAAATGCTTCTGACTTCAAGTCGGTGCTTTGTTCTCTCAACTTTTGAGATCAGCGTTTTTGTAACCAACCacccaaaaattatttcaatttcaatttatttcaaggaTATTTTCATCTGGAGAGGATAAACTGTTCTTTATTGAAATAACTTTCTCGAAGCATTAAATTCCACTGTTTTGTTTACAACTAAACAATATTTTTGCAATGAACCAATGTTCGAGACGAAATAAACTGAGAATTGAAACGGAAAACCTTCAGCGTATTTTTGGAAACGATCAGAACACGTGGCTCATGGAAACTCCGTCATTTTCCGTTTTCTTTGTGTACGAAGTTCTGTTTCATCTTGGCATTTTAGTCCAATTGAAGACGTAAATGACTATTTATAGAATGTTTGGTTAGTCGCCAAGGCATTCGcagaaatttattgttttttatacGGTTATGGAATATTCCTGCAATTTGGGTTGAGGATGATAcgcacatttttgaaaaaaaatccagaaaaacaCCGACCTGTAGGCAGAAGTTTCTGAACTCTTATTTATCTCCCCAGTGTTCATATTCGCTTAAAACTCAAATTGGAAATATCTAGGTGAGCTAAACATGTAAAACACCATGTTCTCCCATCCAGTTAATGTCCCGATCCGATGCTGGCTTTATAGAAATCTTTTAGTCCAGtagataaatacaaaaaacGTGGGTcttctggaaaaaattccgaaattaatgaaacttctacaggttgttcgggggtgttatggaatgactctgtcaagttatccaacacgaggatcCTGggtaacttgaggagggccgaagaacctcaacatttccggacttgtttcagttttttgctcataaccactaaactaagtagttttcgaccaaaacgttcatgTTTGAAGTTGTAGATCATTAAATTCTCTATAATTTTGTATTCACGATTTTTTCgtaaacctaatatcaattgagatataaTCGATCAAATTTATAGTCCAGCAGTCAAAGCAAAAAAggtggggtctgctggaaaaaattccgaacttgatgaaacttctacagattattcgggggtgttgtgggaaGACTCTGTCGAGTTATCCAACATGAGGACGATGTggtaacttgaggagggccgaagaacccatttttggacttttttcggtttatatacaatcattattttcaattaattcttggttattatttattgattttagtgattttacccagttgatctgattattaaggttcaaaataattatgagtTGATAGGAATTCACAGTAAGGTGATAACAtgccacgataacattgaaatatctactcttcACATAAACATAGGCTTTTAGTCAAAGCTACCTCCCCCCTCCACCTCCCTATGTTCAATATGTCGATATTGATGTGTAATCACTATAATTACCATAAAATGGCTGTTAATTGTTAGTTAGGGGTTCAAAACCTTtgttttttgccaatttttgacattttgagaaaattacatAATTTTGATTGGCTGTATCTCGATTGATATAAGGTTTAGaaaaaagttttgtgaaaaaaaattataaggaattcaattatctacaactTTGGTCAAAAACTAATTAAGTTgaaagttataagcaaaaaaccgaaaaacgTCAGAAAATGTCGAGGTTCTTAAGCCCCTATTCAAGTTTGCATAGGGTCCTCTGTAACGTGTGAAAATTGCCCCAGAGTATCTGCAACATCAAATTGTCTAATTGTGTTTTATGTGTTGCCTAAATATCGTATTTTGATTTTCCGAATTTCATTCCTTATCGTAAAGGTACCATATGTTGAAGATTATTCCCGAATGTTCACTCTTGgcatttttcaattcgattttgaaACTCTGAATAGCTTGTGCGTATATGGAGGTTATTTGCTGTTTCttgtgaaaatccaaattttgggATAAAGATAACCGTCTATAATTCAACTATTgctgatttgattgttggaATAGCAATATTACCCTTTTTGAGGATTAAAAACGTACTTCGGCTACGAAGAGCATTCACTTTGAAAGGCCACCCAACAACTTGAGtgagtttgatttttcttccaCTTGAAACTAGACCCTAAtagttttgttttcaatttgtattttagGGCCTTTTATTTCATGAGTATTCCTTTTATTCCTGTTTCGGACTGAACACATTTCTACGGATTCTGGCTCGTTCGATTCTGAAACGAACTTCATAAACAAAATTCTCGTACCTATTTCCCCATCTGAAGAAAGGAAAAGCATCTTGGAAGGATTTTCAACATTGTGAATTGGTTGGGATTCTCGAATTGGTAATTTCGTCGAATATACAGGACGCCTGGTatgtagaaagaatttcttttgaTGTTGACGTCACAGGAAGACATTTGCAAGAAAAGGGAATACGTACCTATTGTTTTGGTCAATTATACCTTTTGAAGTGGAAAGTTAAAGGACTTGTTCTCACATTCATTCAGAAAACATCAGATATTGTTATCATTCCGTTCATAAACTGTCCTatagagaaaatttcaaaactcaaTACCTcagattgtatatttttatttcatgaaaatatcattGCACATTACAAGTGAAATTTTAGATAAATTTATAATACATATTTACAGATTTTGAAACAGATcccaaaatatattatttttcatccaTAAACGATAATTCGATAAATGAAGTGAAATTCTAgtacttaaattaaatttattaaatatatagtGTGTACCATATAATTAGTGCGATTTTGTGAAAACTACGCTTGATCAAGCATAGGGGGTAAAATACTTGTCAATTAAGGTTCATTATCAATCAGAATAGAATTGTAGGAAATTGATAATAGAATTTTACATCGGAACATTTCtttgatattattgatatttttttttactgtgaCGCATTTCTTTGGGTATTGAGTtacttacctttttttttttcaatcattattttcattttgttttctctGTTTCGGAGTTTATGTATTTGACTGAGACAGatcattcaattaatttataattagtgaattagtaatttttttttttcaacttgctaattttcttttttttttttttgttgcctaTTAGTTTATATTGTTTATTTAGTCAAGGTATATAAATGGCAAATGTTTTTGGGAGAATGTGAGTTTTCAATAGAATACCTTTGGTTTTTGtacagcaaatattaatattgGGCCAACTACTGAAACAGATTTTAATTAATTCTATTTTGATTATCTTTTACTTATTGCTTTGATTAGTTTCTTCTCGAGTAAAACTAGTTTTCAATTGATTCACAGATGATTTTGCCCTAAGGAGTTTCTGCCATAAAGAATATTcactatataaaataaaattttaaataaactcCGTAATAACAATATTGATTCTATAACAAATGAGATAATCCATTCATATACTTAAAAAATTTAGTTTAACATATCAGAGTGTCAAGACATTATCAGAAACATAGCTTGTCTAATCCCATAATATCTTAAAGAAAAGTTATTCCGAAAATATATtcgaattaatatatttttcctacaaACTCTTGTTCAATAATGGGATTTTCCAGTGTTGCACCAAAGTACAATTCAACAATAACAGAAATACATTGAATACAATTGAGTACCCCATCTTGCTCCAGAAAACTCAGAAATCTCCATTAAATCTTGTTTTCAGCTGTAAATATGTTAAAATAAAAGATTCACAactaaaaacatagaaattttATAAGTATTGCCGAACCCTCCAGAACAAGATAACACACTCAACTATACTCTTCATGTATTTCTTCTACACCACTACATTCTGATTCTTCATCATTTTCAGCATCATCCATGTCTGGAACTAAATAATATTGTAAAGGATTTGCTCACAAATCatccttgaaaatttctgctATGTCATCGCTAACAGGGTCAACATTATCAAAGAACCAACTAAAGAATGATTTAGATTCCAAATGACGTTTACTTCCACTTTTGCCAGAATTGAGATCATTATCATACTTCCATTCAATTTGAGTACTATGAGAACTCGGAGGACCTGAGCCtaaatgaaattcttttttgatGGTTGAATTCTCAAAAAAAGGATTTTCTTCAAAGTGAAATTGGATTTCATAGCCACATTTGATATCCTCAAACTCAACAATCTCAATCCTATTCAAAAACTGTAAAcattcttcttccttttcatcTACAAGTGAACTGAGATCAggatcaatcaatcaatgttatttattttaccaaatttagtacaataattttcaaaaaatactgTCAATTAAACCATTGATGGTTCATGATAGTTGTAAACCAGAAGTTAGGCACATTCTTGATAATTTCGCTCCGCTTTTCAAAGAGAGGTTTCTTAAGTAAATTGAACTTTTGTTCAATCTTGAGTATTTCTTCACTAGCTTCAATACAGTGTTTGTCGATTTCAATTTGGCAATTATCAATAGCTTCCAAGTTTTTTTGGGTAGCAGCATCCAAATCAGATCCACTACTGGAACCTTCAATAGATGTGCAaccctttttaattttttttggaggttcaGACATCTTCCTCTTCAAATAGGTACAACCACGAATTAAATAAAAGCCCTCAAAATGTAGCTACCAGAAAGTGCGCGAAgtcgaaaaaaattaccttcCTATATTATACAAGCATAGATTACATATATAGGTTTTACCAGAGACTTTTCTTTgatattaggttgaaatttcggagctcaacaaattttatccACAACATTCAAATGTCCAAATGAGCGTGTGAAAATTGCCCCAGAGTATCTGCAACATCAAATTGTCTAATTGTGTTTTATGTGTTGCCTAAATATCGTATTTTGATTTTCCGAATTTCATTCCTTATCGTAAAGGTACCATATGTTGAAGATTATTCCCGAATGTTCACTCTTGgcatttttcaattcgattttgaaACTCTGAATAGCTTGTGCGTATATGGAGGTTATTTGCTGTTTCttgtgaaaatccaaattttgggATAAAGATAACCGTCTATAATTCAACTATTgctgatttgattgttggaATAGCAATATTACCCTTTTTAGGGATTAAAAACGTACTTCGGCTACGAAGAGCATTCACTTTGAAAGGCCACCCAACAACTTGAGtgagtttgatttttcttccacttgttttcaatttgtattttgGGGCCTTTTATTTCATGAGTATTCCTTTTATTCCTGTTTCGGACTGAACACATTTCTACGGATTCTGGCTCGTTCGATTCTGAAACGAACTTCATAAACAGAATTCTCGTACCTATTTCCCCATCTGAAGAAAGGAAAAGCATCTTGGAAGGATTTTCAACATTGTGAATTGGTTGGGATTCTTGAATTGGTAATTTCGTCGAATATACAGGACGCCTGGTatgtagaaagaatttcttttgaTGTTGACGTCACAGGAAGCCATTTGCAAGAAAAGGGAATACGTATTGTTTTGGTCAATTATACCTTTTGAAGTGGAAAGTTAAAGGACTTGTTCTCACATTCATTCAGAAAACATCAGATATTGTTATCATTCCGTTCATAAACTGTCCCatagagaaaatttcaaaactcaaTACCTcagattgtatatttttatttcatgaaaatatcattGCACATTACAAGTGAAATTTTAGATAAATTTATAATACATATTTACAGATTTTGAAACAGATcctaaaatatattatttttcatccaTAAATGATAATTCGATAAATGAAGTGAAATTCTAgtacttaaattaaatttattaaatatatagtGTGTACCATATAATTAGGGCGATTTTGTGAAAACTACGCTTGATCAAGCATAGGGGGTAAAATACTTGTCAATTAAGGTTCATTATCAATCAGAATAGAATTGTAGGAAATTGATAATAGAATTTTACATCGGAACATTTCTTtgatattattgatttttttttttacagtgaCGCATTTCTTTGGGTATTGAGTtacttaccttttttttttcaatcattattttcattttgatttctctGTTTCGGAGTTTACGTATTTGACTGAGACAGatcattcaattaatttataattcgagtgaattagtaatttttttttttcaacttgctaattttctttttttttttttgttggatcgCTAGGAAAATAAATACGTTGGCGCCCTATTCAATCAAACTGAACTCACCCCATCTCCACTGTCAGCAAACCGAGGTGTTCCTAGCGTTTCCAACTTGTTTTGGTTTGATTgcggtaattttttttgtttcattaacgATAAAACTTGAACTTGGTTTCTGAGCGCCAtaaattttggcgcccaacgtggggccattTTGTGTTAAACCTGATTAATTgcttgaaaatattgttttcattggttttgaagaaatttggttTTCAAGATGTCGGGAAAAATAGTTGTTAACAGATTAAATCAATTAACATATTTGTTGACCATAAGAGGTTTGCCAGTTGGAAACGTTGGTTATATGAGGAAGAGTTTATCTAGAGCGATGAGGCTCGAAAAGGAAGGATCGTCAATATCTTATCCTAAGTATCCATTCACTTTTGCGGAGGATAAAGTGGCAATTAACGAAGTCATCGCGAAGGTAGAGGAGAGTATTGCTGATTTGCAGTCCTTGACACTAGGGAGTAATCGCTATGTGGTGAATGATACACGTTTGAGATACGCATTGATTAGATTAGAGCATCTACCGACAACATCAGCTGAAGAAGAGGCGTATAAAGGAGAAATTTTTGCAAAAGTCCTTAATTTGCTAGGTTGTCTGGAGGAAAAGGCAAATGTTGCATCAGGTTTACCAAAGAAACCACTCAACGAGGAGAGCTCTGGGACTGAGGAAGATGATACTAGTTCGGAGAAAGATGATACTTGTTCCGAGAAAGTTGATGAGCAGAATTTGCCAACTTCGACTCCACGTGTACGAGCGACACGTGCTGTGGAAACAACTTCTGGACAAGTGAAAGCTGGGTTGACAAAAAGTctgtgaatacaaaattgtagaaaCTTCAATGGTCTACAACATTGAAAATGAATGTCctggtcgaaaactacttaaTTTAGAAGTTAttagcaaaaaactgaaaaaagtccgaaaatgttgatgttcttcggccctcctcaagtaagcacagggtcctcgtgttggataacttggcAGAGTCATGCCACGgcacccccgaacaacctgtagaagtttcattaaattcggaattttttccaggtaaaatgtatttatctacTGAACTATATATCGAATTTATGAATTCAAtatagaattttctgaaaaaatatatgcaATAAATATAATTGACTTTGAAAGGTTTTAAGATGACCCGatcttcttcttcaggtgccaTCTCCTTTCAGAAGGTTGGTTATCAAAATGCATATCTTCATCTTTAACACTGCAGCCCTAAACAACTCAACAGAACTGCACTTGTACCATTCTCTCAAGTTGTTTATTATCATGAAATGTctaatttagttatcgaaatatCGGATCATCGTTGccacaaatttttttaaaagaatcccattaacgcatgagttgatgggattcttcTCTTGCCTTGAAAATTATGATGGTcgaaaaatattgttcaatacagaacatttcgaatataacttCCGCTTTCTTTTGAAAGGAACACTCCGTATATTGTTCCGAGTGTAATGTAAAATAATGTGTAGAATAtgattcataaacattttttgattgtacatcgatttgtaaccattttaccatttttgaatttaaaaacCTCAAGAGCTGTAACATCAAAAACTCAGCCAATTTAACGGaatgcatattttaattttgtcatATAAGAATTTTCATATCCATTACATCCAGTTACAGTTGCATTCGAGGAGCTCTTAATACGATTAATAAACATCTGAAATAATCTTATAGTTGTTTCAATATAGTATCTGAgtataaataacagaaaacacAATTAAActctaaaaaatatattttctcaatttttcgtgacaatttttcattacattatATACAAGGAACTTATTTATTAAATCAGTCTTTTAAATtgatcaaaataaatttaaattatcaCAGAAATCCATGCAGAATTCTTATTCGGACTCAGTAATTTTTTCCTTCTCTTCTTCATCTTCTGATTCGGAGGAGTATTCTATAGTCTTACAATCGTGGAGAAATTCAGattgtgaaataaataaatcaaaaatatttttttgcttGACGGATTGGAGTCCAGAAGGACCTGCCTGATTAGTGCTGTCTTGCGAATCTACAGGTTCGCAACTATTTTGTGGTGCTTGATCAGCATTAGACATAATTGCAGAAGTTGAAGATGTATTTTCTTCTACATTCTCAGTGTTCTCATGTATGTGTTCATTTTCAGATTTGTCAGAATCGACCATTTCGAAGTCTGATGTTTGGGGGGTGTTGATTATCTCGAATTCAGAACTATCGGATATTTTACTGGGGGAATCAGTTTTCTCTGTTTCTTCAGTAGATTCTTCATTGGCAGCATGCTCGAAGATTAGGAGTCTAGATGGATGAATATCAGCAATTAGTGAATCTACAGTGACTCGTGAATGTACATCGATTATCTCGAATTCAGAACTATCGGATTTTTTACTGGGGGGATCAGTTTTCACTGTTTCTTCGGTAGATTTTTCATTGGCAGCACGCTCGAAGCTTATCAGTCCAGCAATTAGTGAATCTACAGTGAATCGTGAATCTACGTCGATTATCTCGAATTCAGAACTATCGGATTTTTTACTGGGGGAATCAGTTTTCTCTGTTTCTTCAGTAGATTCTTCATTGGCAGCATGCTCGAAGCTTAGGAGTCCAGATGGACCTGCTTGATAAATATCAGCAATTCGTGAATCTACAGGATTATTTTGAGGTGCGTCATCAGCTTCAGACTCTTGAAAAGAAACATATGTAATGCAACCGATTTTCTGGGATGTCTCATCAGAGTCGGAATCGTCAGAGCTATCCGAATCTACAAAATTATTTCGGGGTGTATAACACTTTCCAATTTCAATAACAATTTTCTGCAAAGATGGAGACAATTTAGAGATAGAAGAGTTGGAAGAATTATCACAGTCATAAGATTCATCAGGGGCAGAAGAACTATCAGAGCTAGCAGAATCATCAGCAGCATCAGAGGTGTAATGTATCCTAATAGTGTTGCCAATTTCTTGGACATTAGAAGGGCCAGGTTGGCTAGAAGTTCCATATGGTCCATCGCTAGTTTTTACAGGGGCCGGGCGTATCATCTTATCGCTATTACAcctagaaaaattataaaagttaaCATCCTGAAGATACAAATCTAGTTTAAACTCAAATACAGACATTCTAGGAGTTGGACTTTGCAACAAGCAATATTTTACCGTATCAGCCGTCAGTTCAAAAATAAGTATGTATATTTTACGCGAAGGATCAtcgaattatattattattcattttgaagagttGCGGAAAGTATTGCGTATGTCTCGCatctttttattaatattataacaCTTTATTGCATAAAAGGTTGTACAATAGTTTTTTAACAGAGTGCAAAAGGCGAGCATATAGCATGTCTTCCTGCCAACCTTCACAGAATAGTCTACAACTTAATATTATAACAATTTGAGTTTTCAAAGTGCTATATACACatacataaaacaaatcataacaaaaatttaaataactCCTGACTGCATACTGGACTGGATCTTTTGGTCTAAAaccaatagtatattctaaaacaagttgcagaatgggctcctattccaacacgaatgcgaaatacGAAAACCAGCAActaaggagcgagttttcgaatgtatatgagtgttggaattgccttcaaCAACGAGTATTAAACTATATTTTCTCTTTTTCggtcaagttttatgaaatatactggaaattcgatgaaaatttcagattgaacatcctagtgacatttgtattgtatcttggtagTTGGTGTGGCTGTTACGAGAATTGACAGCTTACGGAATtagaatttgaatcgtacttttcggattttttaaataatttataatgacGCATTAAAtacgtgaattatgtctgactaAATCAATTTAACATCAACAGAATCAAGAAAAaatgcgaataatgtcgcaaatcatttcacttaatccaaattattttacatTCAAATTGACATGTGCTGAATTTTGATAGTATTGGAAGTCTgggtagacaaccacaaaacgaaaaatataactgaaaacaatgctataatgagttcattacggcACTGTTTcaagaactgtaatgaactcatactgaaatagagaaaaaaatcatcctAATTGTATATTATGGTAGTGCCtcatatgtatgtatgtattcaCGAGACTTAGTTCGCGAACATCACGAGAGCggagctcgagtggtgtttcgcgaactacgtcgagtgaagaggttcgtataatcgaattatattgtctatgctcgagtggtattcgttacgattatataacgaataatttcataactataaccaaagcactgcatttcgATAATTCCATgatatttcactgagcttgacttttattattTGACAATATgtcaggaggcgaaacaccaaaacgattataccacgtggtcaagtagtatattcacttatcaatacgccgtaactatggaaaatttacggattctattggttcatcagaacatgaatTGTATAATcgaatttatataatttgaaaCTTACTCTTCTATCATTTTTTGGCGGAGGGTAGGGAATTCATTTAACGTCTCAACGCATTGTGCATATGTTTCTTCATTGCGTTCGTCAGCTTCCATGCCATAATAAGTATTGAGTCTTTTGCAGGTTTTGATATAAGTGTTCCATTTATCATCTGTGCTCAACACCAATGGGCATCCTATAATTACCAGTTTACTCCTGGCTCTTGTGAGGGCTACATTAAATCTCTGGGGTTGTTTCAGGAATCCCAAACCGTATCTATTGTCATACTTCAGAAGGTCAAATTGTCCTCTTACAGTGCTCATAAGAATAACTCTCTTTTCACGTCCTTGAAACGTCTCTATATTTCCAACTTCCACATCAGATAGACTGTTCTTCCCTAGCAGTTGTTTTATCTTAGACACCTAAAAGTGCAAGAATGATTAACAATAAGTtctttcacaaattaaaattattgtctTCCTAttattgttcaaaaaaattatatgaaaacccTATAAAGGAAGTTCAGAAAAATCATATTTACCTGATTATTGTatggagtaataataccaataTCGTTCTTCGTTATAGCAGGATTTATTTTTACACTAAGTAGTGTTTGAATGTACTTCAGCAACATCTCTATTTCTGCCATAttgaaataactgaaaataaaaaattggattgatatTTCATCTCCGATTTACAGGTCACATAGGTGAAGGGGAAGATACGAGAATTGTTAAGATAAATATAAATTACCTGGTTGAGAAGCATTCTTTGGACTCCTCTGAACTTACTGCACAGAATTCTAAAGCGCACCCATCATTTGTCTCTGCCTTTTCACTGTAATCCACATGCGGGAAAACATTCAACTTCGAAACAGGATCAAATGTTGCTGCTTCTGACACacactgcaataaaaaaaatctcgtCAATTTCACTAGCATCTACATTCATTGCTACCGACAACCAGTAACAATGATACAATGATCAAAAGAGTGCTGAATTTTCTTTATTCCTAAGCCAGActgggaaaaaaaaattcataaaccgaacaaatttttatcacaacgaaaaaaaaattcgccagaaattgatgaaaattttcatgattaCACTTTCTTTTATACCTAACACAAATATAAAAACAGAAATGAGATATATTAAATTTCTCCTTCGACCCAGTTACATAATCGAAAAAACGACTGGTTGGGCTATAAGggcca
It includes:
- the LOC123670731 gene encoding putative helicase mov-10-B.1 encodes the protein MDIVRCIKSDFAPEYTNSDKLREIRLVMKDKLNAAYYAQYFHNCLWLEEHSCEKKAFTLEKAPVLFCKGNEIRVIIHRFHRRFARVHFGDQIFVQNTRDSEVFQGFVRRFKGDEVFLGGFKPRLLDSLHLYADPKINLQFPIDRLVATRQHAAVDTVASKFLHMLFPDYLPTGPALPYFDVTKEDLLNKDIADNLHELKAVKDILNSQPQEPPYIVYGPPGTGKTVTIVEAMCQILKRTGKKILVCAPANAHCDTIALRLSEYCTDKQMCRIYSTTRKPNKIPQRLVPYSNLNKYKRVIPLTANQLNQYRIVISTLVLIGKFDESIYSPDFVFIDEAAQAMEPEACIAFSKLHEHGTLVLSGDPNQLQPIVNSRTAKQYGLDVSLLQRLMDTQTIYKSEDSRFITMLKLNHRNHPLIIGISNKLFYGNKIDCVSEAATFDPVSKLNVFPHVDYSEKAETNDGCALEFCAVSSEESKECFSTSYFNMAEIEMLLKYIQTLLSVKINPAITKNDIGIITPYNNQVSKIKQLLGKNSLSDVEVGNIETFQGREKRVILMSTVRGQFDLLKYDNRYGLGFLKQPQRFNVALTRARSKLVIIGCPLVLSTDDKWNTYIKTCKRLNTYYGMEADERNEETYAQCVETLNEFPTLRQKMIEECNSDKMIRPAPVKTSDGPYGTSSQPGPSNVQEIGNTIRIHYTSDAADDSASSDSSSAPDESYDCDNSSNSSISKLSPSLQKIVIEIGKCYTPRNNFVDSDSSDDSDSDETSQKIGCITYVSFQESEADDAPQNNPVDSRIADIYQAGPSGLLSFEHAANEESTEETEKTDSPSKKSDSSEFEIIDVDSRFTVDSLIAGLISFERAANEKSTEETVKTDPPSKKSDSSEFEIIDVHSRVTVDSLIADIHPSRLLIFEHAANEESTEETEKTDSPSKISDSSEFEIINTPQTSDFEMVDSDKSENEHIHENTENVEENTSSTSAIMSNADQAPQNSCEPVDSQDSTNQAGPSGLQSVKQKNIFDLFISQSEFLHDCKTIEYSSESEDEEEKEKITESE